The following coding sequences lie in one Oryctolagus cuniculus chromosome 7, mOryCun1.1, whole genome shotgun sequence genomic window:
- the NPPB gene encoding natriuretic peptides B isoform X2 produces the protein MDLPTGLSRALLLLLFLHLSPQRCRPHPLGSPSKTSSELSEIQLLGRLRNKVSQLQAQQTTLEPTQQDGGTAKTWETQETREAAPAGSPVPLDEARQTLRRLHGPKRMRDSGCFGRRMDRIGSFSGLGCNVLRKH, from the exons ATGGACCTCCCGACGGGGCTCTCCCGggctctcctgctcctcctcttcttgcACCTGTCCCCGCAGAGGTGTCGTCCCCACCCGCTGGGCAGCCCCAGCAAAACCTCCTCAGAACTTTCTGAGATACAG CTGCTGGGCCGTCTCCGGAACAAGGTCTCCCAGCTGCAGGCACAGCAGACGACCCTGGAGCCTACCCAGCAAGACGGAGGCACGGCGAaaacctgggagacccaggagaccaGAGAGGCGGCCCCTGCAGGCAGCCCTGTGCCCCTGGATGAGGCCCGCCAGACCCTGCGGAGACTCCATGGCCCCAAGCGGATGCGGGACTCAGGCTGCTTCGGGCGGAGGATGGACCGGATTGGCTCCTTCAGCGGCCTGGGCTGCAATG TGCTCAGGAAACACTAG
- the NPPA gene encoding natriuretic peptides A precursor: MGPFSTITVSFLFCLAFWHPDQIGANPVYNAMSNADLMDFKNLLDHLEDRMPFEDEAVPPQALSEQSDEAGAALSPLPEVPPWTGEVSPAQRDGEALGRSTWEASERSALLKSKLRALLTAPRSLRRSSCFGGRIDRIGAQSGLGCNSFRYRR, from the exons ATGGGCCCCTTCTCCACCATCACCGTGAGCTTCCTCTTCTGTCTGGCATTCTGGCATCCAGATCAAATTGGAGCTAACCCAGTGTACAACGCCATGTCCAACGCAGATCTGATGGACTTCAAG AATTTGCTGGACCACTTGGAGGACAGGATGCCTTTTGAAGATGAAGCTGTGCCCCCTCAAGCACTAAGTGAGCAGAGTGATGAAGCTGGGGCGGCTCTCAGCCCCCTTCCTGAGGTCCCTCCCTGGACAGGGGAGGTCAGTCCAGCCCAGAGAGATGGGGAAGCCcttgggagaagcacctgggaggCCTCTGAGAGATCTGCTCTCCTGAAAAGCAAGCTGAGGGCACTGCTCACTGCCCCTCGGAGCCTGCGGAGGTCCAGCTGCTTTGGGGGCAGGATCGACAGGATTGGAGCCCAGAGTGGTCTGGGCTGCAACAGCTTCCGG TACCGAAGATAA
- the NPPB gene encoding natriuretic peptides B isoform X1 — protein MDLPTGLSRALLLLLFLHLSPQRCRPHPLGSPSKTSSELSEIQQLLGRLRNKVSQLQAQQTTLEPTQQDGGTAKTWETQETREAAPAGSPVPLDEARQTLRRLHGPKRMRDSGCFGRRMDRIGSFSGLGCNVLRKH, from the exons ATGGACCTCCCGACGGGGCTCTCCCGggctctcctgctcctcctcttcttgcACCTGTCCCCGCAGAGGTGTCGTCCCCACCCGCTGGGCAGCCCCAGCAAAACCTCCTCAGAACTTTCTGAGATACAG CAGCTGCTGGGCCGTCTCCGGAACAAGGTCTCCCAGCTGCAGGCACAGCAGACGACCCTGGAGCCTACCCAGCAAGACGGAGGCACGGCGAaaacctgggagacccaggagaccaGAGAGGCGGCCCCTGCAGGCAGCCCTGTGCCCCTGGATGAGGCCCGCCAGACCCTGCGGAGACTCCATGGCCCCAAGCGGATGCGGGACTCAGGCTGCTTCGGGCGGAGGATGGACCGGATTGGCTCCTTCAGCGGCCTGGGCTGCAATG TGCTCAGGAAACACTAG